A genomic stretch from Sceloporus undulatus isolate JIND9_A2432 ecotype Alabama chromosome 5, SceUnd_v1.1, whole genome shotgun sequence includes:
- the TCP11L2 gene encoding T-complex protein 11-like protein 2 isoform X2 → MPLNNEQNSDCDSSRFSESTASSSSDSEYSRQSFTSDSSSKPSSPASTSPPQVVTFDEMMAAARNLSNLTLAHEIAVNENFYMERTEHPQNSLPGRVKQIVHQAFWDRLEEDLNEDPPEYEHAIKLFEEIKEILLSFLNPGANRMRSQICEVLDTDLIRQQAEHNAVDIQGLANYVISTMGKLCAPVRDDDVNKLKATGDIVALLRQIFRVLDLMTMDMVNFTIKNLRPHLQRNLVDYERAKFQDILEETPNALDLTTEWIRESIQDELSSVSCEMSLPPGAYGTSKPNLSPTLVLTNSYLKLLRWDYQTKAIPEKLMD, encoded by the exons ATGCCTCTCAACAATGAGCAGAACAGTGACTGTGATTCTTCAAGGTTCTCTGAAAGCACAGCTTCCTCATCCAGTGACTCTGAATACTCCAGGCAAAGTTTCACCAGTGATTCTTCAAGCAAGCCAAGCTCCCCAGCAT CAACAAGTCCTCCTCAAGTGGTTACATTTGATGAAATGATGGCAGCAGCTAGAAACTTGTCAAACTTGACTCTGGCTCATGAAATTGCTGTAAATGAGAATTTCTACATGGAACGCACAGAGCATCCTCAGAACAG CTTGCCTGGAAGGGTAAAACAAATTGTACACCAAGCATTCTGGGATCGCTTGGAGGAAGACCTGAATGAAGATCCTCCTGAATATGAGCATGCTATTAAGCTGTTTGAAGAAATTAAAGAG atccttctttctttcctgaatcctggTGCTAACAGAATGCGAAGTCAAATCTGTGAAGTCCTGGACACAGACCTTATAAGGCAGCAGGCTGAACACAATGCAGTTGACATCCAGGGCCTTGCAAACTATGTCATCAGCACCATGGGGAAGCTGTGTGCTCCAGTAAGGGATGATGATGTAAACAAATTAAAAGCTACTGGGGATATTGTAGCATTGTTGAG GCAAATATTCCGTGTTCTGGATCTCATGACTATGGATATGGTTAATTTCACTATTAAGAATCTTAGACCTCATCTTCAGCGTAACCTGGTGGATTACGAAAGAGCAAAATTCCAAGATATACTTGAAGAAACACCAA ATGCCCTGGACCTGACCACAGAATGGATAAGGGAGTCTATTCAGGACGAATTATCTTCTGTTTCCTGTGAAATGTCTTTACCTCCTGGTGCTTATGGGACCTCTAAACCAAATCTGAGCCCAACTTTGGTGCTAACAAATAGCTACTTGAAACTACTGCGGTGGGATTACCAGACAAAAGCTATTCCTGAG AAGCTGATGGACTGA
- the TCP11L2 gene encoding T-complex protein 11-like protein 2 isoform X1: MPLNNEQNSDCDSSRFSESTASSSSDSEYSRQSFTSDSSSKPSSPASTSPPQVVTFDEMMAAARNLSNLTLAHEIAVNENFYMERTEHPQNSLPGRVKQIVHQAFWDRLEEDLNEDPPEYEHAIKLFEEIKEILLSFLNPGANRMRSQICEVLDTDLIRQQAEHNAVDIQGLANYVISTMGKLCAPVRDDDVNKLKATGDIVALLRQIFRVLDLMTMDMVNFTIKNLRPHLQRNLVDYERAKFQDILEETPNALDLTTEWIRESIQDELSSVSCEMSLPPGAYGTSKPNLSPTLVLTNSYLKLLRWDYQTKAIPETLMTDEGRLQELSEKLYQLKIIACISLITSNMLAAVIEGIPNFVEKQKSIAFVLLDGINKKTFNLKDALNAIGIQTCSEINKSLTERGFAPLNKEVEANLVGQLCNIVDEDNPISSLIDKRIHLYMKSLLASPCLQKSMPAVPGGLAVVQAEIQTIGTQYANIVNLNKQVYGPFYANILRKLLFGNAEVNKAELAPPTN, from the exons ATGCCTCTCAACAATGAGCAGAACAGTGACTGTGATTCTTCAAGGTTCTCTGAAAGCACAGCTTCCTCATCCAGTGACTCTGAATACTCCAGGCAAAGTTTCACCAGTGATTCTTCAAGCAAGCCAAGCTCCCCAGCAT CAACAAGTCCTCCTCAAGTGGTTACATTTGATGAAATGATGGCAGCAGCTAGAAACTTGTCAAACTTGACTCTGGCTCATGAAATTGCTGTAAATGAGAATTTCTACATGGAACGCACAGAGCATCCTCAGAACAG CTTGCCTGGAAGGGTAAAACAAATTGTACACCAAGCATTCTGGGATCGCTTGGAGGAAGACCTGAATGAAGATCCTCCTGAATATGAGCATGCTATTAAGCTGTTTGAAGAAATTAAAGAG atccttctttctttcctgaatcctggTGCTAACAGAATGCGAAGTCAAATCTGTGAAGTCCTGGACACAGACCTTATAAGGCAGCAGGCTGAACACAATGCAGTTGACATCCAGGGCCTTGCAAACTATGTCATCAGCACCATGGGGAAGCTGTGTGCTCCAGTAAGGGATGATGATGTAAACAAATTAAAAGCTACTGGGGATATTGTAGCATTGTTGAG GCAAATATTCCGTGTTCTGGATCTCATGACTATGGATATGGTTAATTTCACTATTAAGAATCTTAGACCTCATCTTCAGCGTAACCTGGTGGATTACGAAAGAGCAAAATTCCAAGATATACTTGAAGAAACACCAA ATGCCCTGGACCTGACCACAGAATGGATAAGGGAGTCTATTCAGGACGAATTATCTTCTGTTTCCTGTGAAATGTCTTTACCTCCTGGTGCTTATGGGACCTCTAAACCAAATCTGAGCCCAACTTTGGTGCTAACAAATAGCTACTTGAAACTACTGCGGTGGGATTACCAGACAAAAGCTATTCCTGAG ACGCTGATGACAGATGAAGGCCGCCTTCAGGAGCTATCAGAGAAATTGTATCAGTTGAAGATTATAGCATGCATTTCTCTGATAACAAGCAACATGTTGGCTGCAGTTATTGAAGGCATTCCTAATTttgttgaaaaacaaaagagtatTGCATTTGTGCTACTAGATGGAATTAACAagaa GACTTTTAATTTAAAAGACGCTCTTAATGCAATAGGTATTCAGACCTGCAGTGAAATAAACAAGTCACTAACTGAGAGAGGGTTTGCACCACTGAATAAAGAAGTTGAAGCAAATTTAGTGGGTCAGCTCTGCAATATTGTTGATGAAGACAATCCTATCAGTTCCTTAATTG ATAAACGAATTCATTTATACATGAAGAGCTTGCTTGCTTCTCCATGCCTCCAAAAGTCTATGCCTGCAGTTCCAGGAGGCCTTGCTGTGGTTCAGGCTGAAATACAGACCATTGGGACACAGTATGCCAACATTGTTAATCTGAATAAACAGGTGTATGGACCATTCTATGCAAATATTCTTCGGAAACTGCTTTTTGGCAACGCTGAAGTCAACAAAGCAGAACTTGCACCTCCTACTAACTGA